A part of Saccharomonospora amisosensis genomic DNA contains:
- the atpB gene encoding F0F1 ATP synthase subunit A, with amino-acid sequence MGALVLAEGGEFAPPGAGDFNLPPIFLGITKPMLLVVLSVIIIGAFFLLTSRNLKIVPGKWQFAAESVYDFGRNNIAREQIGSKDFRPFVPLILALFTFILVNNIFGIVPLFQFPTMSHIGFPLALSVLVVYPVYHFVGIKRHGLGGYLRNQLAPAGVPKPIYLLLTPIEFLQKFIMNPITLAIRVFAAMFAGHLILLVFTIGGEYLLLEAAPALKAMSVVSFAFAILLTFVEALIQVIQAYVFAVLSAGYIGMALASDH; translated from the coding sequence TTGGGCGCGCTGGTACTAGCCGAAGGTGGCGAGTTCGCCCCTCCTGGCGCCGGAGACTTCAACCTGCCGCCGATTTTCCTCGGCATCACCAAGCCCATGCTGCTTGTGGTGCTGTCGGTAATCATCATCGGGGCGTTCTTCCTGCTGACCTCGCGGAACCTGAAGATCGTACCGGGCAAATGGCAGTTCGCCGCGGAGTCGGTGTACGACTTCGGCCGTAACAACATCGCGCGAGAGCAGATCGGATCGAAGGACTTCCGGCCGTTCGTGCCGCTGATCCTCGCGTTGTTCACGTTCATTCTCGTGAACAACATCTTCGGGATCGTCCCGCTATTCCAGTTCCCGACGATGTCGCACATCGGATTCCCGCTGGCACTTTCCGTGCTGGTCGTGTACCCCGTTTACCACTTCGTGGGAATCAAGCGGCACGGCCTCGGCGGGTACCTGAGGAACCAGTTGGCCCCCGCTGGCGTACCGAAGCCGATCTACCTGCTGCTGACGCCGATCGAGTTCCTGCAGAAGTTCATCATGAACCCGATCACGCTGGCGATCCGAGTTTTCGCCGCGATGTTCGCAGGGCACCTCATTCTGCTGGTGTTCACCATCGGCGGCGAGTATCTGCTGTTGGAGGCGGCCCCGGCGTTGAAGGCGATGTCGGTGGTGTCGTTCGCCTTCGCCATTCTGCTCACCTTCGTGGAGGCGCTGATCCAGGTTATCCAGGCCTACGTGTTCGCGGTGCTGTCGGCGGGCTACATCGGCATGGCACTGGCTTCCGACCACTGA
- a CDS encoding glycosyltransferase family 4 protein — protein MTPVVTAGLPIREYILVGLVSAALTFLLTGVVRRFAIKVGAVAVPRKRDVHVLPIPRMGGLAMYLGVLGGMAMAHQLPVLRRAFEYSYDPVAVLVGGGVIVLIGALDDRFELDAWTKLAGQVMCAGILVLFGLQWVSFWVPWGGDADAIGQVIILDRNQGGLLAVLLVVVMVNAMNFVDGLDGLAGGLGLIAAAATLAFSLGLLASSGGDVGTYPPALIAATLAGACLGFLPHNFQPAKIFMGDSGSMMIGLMLAAASTSASGKIQYQLFDATDVVALLSPLFVVAAVLFLPLLDLVLAVVRRTRRGESPFAADKMHLHHRLLEIGHSQRRAVLLIYLWAGLLAFGAVAATLFDTWAVFWITCAGLLVAALISAVPRLKSRNQQGAP, from the coding sequence GTGACCCCCGTTGTGACCGCAGGCTTGCCCATCCGCGAGTACATCCTCGTCGGACTCGTTTCCGCGGCCCTGACCTTCCTGCTGACCGGCGTCGTGCGCCGCTTCGCCATCAAGGTCGGTGCCGTGGCGGTGCCGCGCAAGCGCGACGTGCACGTGTTGCCTATCCCGCGCATGGGCGGGCTTGCCATGTACCTCGGGGTGCTCGGTGGCATGGCGATGGCCCACCAGTTGCCGGTGCTGCGGCGAGCCTTCGAGTACTCCTACGACCCGGTCGCCGTGCTCGTCGGCGGTGGCGTGATCGTGCTGATCGGTGCGCTCGACGACCGGTTCGAGCTGGACGCGTGGACCAAGCTCGCAGGGCAGGTGATGTGCGCGGGCATCCTCGTGTTGTTCGGCCTGCAGTGGGTGTCGTTCTGGGTGCCGTGGGGCGGTGACGCCGACGCGATCGGCCAGGTCATCATCCTCGATCGCAACCAGGGCGGTCTGCTGGCCGTGCTGCTGGTCGTGGTGATGGTCAACGCCATGAACTTCGTCGACGGCCTCGACGGGTTGGCAGGCGGCCTCGGCCTCATCGCCGCCGCTGCCACGCTGGCGTTCTCGCTGGGTCTGCTCGCCTCGTCAGGAGGTGATGTCGGCACCTACCCGCCCGCGCTGATCGCGGCGACCCTGGCGGGTGCCTGCCTCGGGTTCCTGCCGCACAACTTCCAGCCCGCGAAGATCTTCATGGGCGACTCCGGGTCGATGATGATCGGCTTGATGCTCGCGGCGGCCAGCACGTCGGCGTCGGGCAAGATCCAGTACCAGCTGTTCGACGCCACCGACGTGGTCGCGTTGCTCTCGCCGCTGTTCGTGGTGGCCGCGGTGCTGTTCCTGCCGTTGCTCGACCTTGTGCTCGCGGTGGTGCGGCGAACCCGGCGCGGTGAGAGCCCGTTCGCCGCCGACAAGATGCACCTGCACCACCGGTTGCTCGAGATCGGTCACTCGCAGCGCAGGGCGGTGCTGCTGATCTATCTGTGGGCGGGGCTGCTGGCGTTCGGTGCTGTCGCGGCGACACTGTTCGACACCTGGGCAGTGTTCTGGATCACGTGTGCCGGGTTGCTGGTGGCCGCGCTCATCTCGGCGGTCCCTAGACTGAAGTCCAGAAACCAGCAGGGAGCCCCATGA
- the prfA gene encoding peptide chain release factor 1, with protein MESSSLRGLLDEYAELEQQLADPSVHADQARARKLGRRYAELAPVVKALNELESARSDLATAKELAVEDEGFAQEASQLQERVPALEARLTELLLPRDPYDASDVVLEVKSGEGGEESALFAADLVRMYLRYAERQGWKVEILDATESDLGGYKDVTVSVKGRGNEVNGVWSRLKFEGGVHRVQRVPATESQGRIHTSAAGVLVYPEPEEIEVEIDPNELRIDVFRSSGPGGQSVNTTDSAVRVTHLPTGIVVSCQNEKSQIQNRARAIQVLQARLQAIAEEEAAAKAADARRSQVRTVDRSERVRTYNFPENRISDHRVNYKAYNLDQVLDGDLDGVLDALRAADREERLAAAQS; from the coding sequence GTGGAATCATCTTCCCTGCGTGGGCTGCTCGACGAGTACGCCGAGCTGGAGCAGCAGCTGGCGGACCCGTCGGTGCACGCCGACCAGGCCCGCGCCCGCAAGCTCGGGCGCCGCTACGCCGAGCTGGCTCCCGTGGTGAAGGCACTGAACGAGCTGGAGAGCGCCCGCTCCGACCTGGCGACGGCCAAGGAACTGGCGGTCGAGGACGAGGGCTTCGCTCAGGAGGCGAGCCAGCTGCAGGAGCGCGTTCCCGCTCTGGAGGCGAGGCTGACCGAACTACTGCTTCCGCGTGACCCCTACGACGCCTCCGACGTCGTGCTGGAGGTCAAGTCCGGCGAGGGCGGTGAGGAGTCGGCCCTGTTCGCCGCCGATCTGGTGCGCATGTATCTGCGCTACGCGGAGCGGCAGGGCTGGAAGGTCGAGATCCTGGACGCCACCGAGTCCGATCTGGGTGGATACAAGGATGTGACCGTCTCGGTCAAGGGCAGGGGCAACGAAGTCAATGGCGTGTGGTCGCGGCTGAAGTTCGAGGGCGGCGTACATCGCGTGCAGCGAGTGCCCGCCACCGAGTCGCAGGGCCGGATTCACACCTCCGCTGCCGGCGTGCTGGTCTACCCGGAACCGGAGGAGATCGAGGTCGAGATCGACCCGAACGAGCTGCGTATCGACGTGTTCCGCTCCTCCGGCCCAGGCGGGCAGAGCGTGAACACCACCGACTCCGCTGTGCGGGTGACGCACCTGCCCACCGGGATCGTGGTGTCCTGCCAGAACGAGAAGTCGCAGATCCAGAACCGGGCGAGGGCCATCCAGGTGTTGCAGGCGAGACTGCAGGCCATCGCCGAGGAGGAGGCCGCTGCGAAGGCGGCGGACGCCCGTCGTTCCCAGGTCCGCACCGTCGACCGCTCCGAGCGCGTGCGCACCTACAACTTCCCGGAAAACCGGATCTCCGATCACCGGGTCAACTACAAGGCCTACAACCTGGATCAGGTCCTCGACGGGGATCTCGACGGGGTCCTCGACGCGCTGCGCGCCGCCGACAGGGAGGAGCGGTTGGCCGCCGCGCAGTCGTGA
- the rpmE gene encoding 50S ribosomal protein L31, which produces MKSGIHPEYVVTTVTCGCGNTFTTRSTKASGNIQVEICSNCHPFYTGKQKILDTGGRVARFEARYGKRRGKSKDAK; this is translated from the coding sequence ATGAAGAGCGGTATTCACCCCGAGTACGTGGTCACCACCGTCACGTGTGGCTGCGGGAACACGTTCACGACCAGGAGCACGAAGGCTTCCGGCAATATCCAGGTCGAGATCTGCTCGAACTGCCACCCGTTCTACACCGGCAAGCAGAAGATCCTGGACACCGGCGGCCGGGTCGCGCGGTTCGAGGCTCGCTACGGCAAGCGGCGGGGAAAGAGCAAGGACGCCAAGTAG
- the rho gene encoding transcription termination factor Rho gives MSNTDLLSGDVEAQAASQGEGEQAPQANGTGTAPKRRPGGLSGMVIADLRALAGELGITDTTGMRKGDLIAAIRERQGKTKRVKATANEGNETLPLDGVSEARSAGKADMEAKGEKSEQRTSSRQATGERSQPTGSESAKGSESAPAAKQGDSATDTRSGDGQQEEGSGRSRRRRGSSRQGAGADGNAGQRGDEESGQQSEQRGDGQGEQRKQNGGQRGQQGNGGQGGQGTQDDDERGGRRGRRFRDRRRRGGRGEGGGGADTEIREDDVLLPVAGILDVLDNYAFVRTSGYLPGPNDVYVSLSLVRKYGLRRGDAITGVVRQPREGEQQRQKFNPLVRVDSINGLDPEVAKKRPEFHKLTPLYPNERLRLETAPNKLTTRVIDLVMPVGKGQRALIVSPPKAGKTTILQDIANAITTNNPECHLMVVLVDERPEEVTDMQRSVKGEVIASTFDRPPSDHTSVAELSIERAKRLVEMGHDVVVLLDSITRLGRAYNLAAPASGRILSGGVDSTALFPPKRFLGAARNIEDGGSLTIFATAMVETGSTGDTVIFEEFKGTGNAELKLDRKIAERRVFPAVDVNPSGTRKEELLLSPDELAVTHKLHRVLHALDSQQAIDLLLDRLRKTKTNIEFLMQVSKTAPGADDD, from the coding sequence GTGAGCAACACCGATCTTTTGAGCGGCGACGTGGAGGCCCAGGCCGCGAGCCAGGGTGAAGGGGAGCAGGCGCCGCAGGCCAACGGCACGGGCACGGCACCGAAGCGGCGGCCGGGGGGTCTCTCCGGCATGGTCATCGCCGACCTGCGCGCGCTGGCCGGTGAGCTCGGCATCACCGACACCACCGGTATGCGCAAGGGAGACCTCATCGCCGCTATTCGTGAACGTCAGGGCAAGACGAAGCGGGTGAAGGCAACGGCCAACGAAGGTAACGAGACGCTGCCACTCGACGGCGTCAGCGAGGCGCGGTCGGCAGGCAAGGCCGACATGGAGGCCAAGGGGGAGAAGAGCGAGCAGCGCACCTCCTCACGGCAGGCCACGGGCGAGCGGTCGCAGCCGACCGGTTCCGAGTCCGCTAAGGGCTCCGAGTCGGCTCCCGCCGCCAAGCAGGGTGACTCGGCCACGGACACCAGGTCCGGCGACGGCCAGCAGGAGGAAGGCTCCGGCCGGAGCAGGCGCAGGCGTGGTTCGTCCCGCCAGGGCGCAGGAGCCGATGGCAACGCGGGGCAGCGCGGCGACGAGGAGTCCGGCCAGCAGTCCGAGCAGCGCGGCGACGGGCAGGGCGAGCAGCGCAAGCAGAACGGCGGGCAGCGCGGTCAGCAGGGCAATGGTGGTCAGGGCGGTCAGGGCACCCAGGACGACGACGAGCGAGGCGGCCGCAGGGGCAGGCGGTTCCGCGACCGCCGCCGCCGCGGTGGCCGCGGTGAGGGCGGCGGTGGCGCCGACACCGAGATCCGTGAGGACGACGTGCTGCTCCCGGTGGCCGGAATCCTCGACGTACTCGACAACTACGCGTTCGTCCGCACCTCCGGATACCTGCCGGGGCCCAACGACGTTTACGTGTCGCTGTCGCTGGTGCGCAAGTACGGGCTGCGCAGGGGCGACGCCATCACCGGTGTGGTGCGCCAGCCGAGGGAGGGCGAGCAGCAGCGGCAGAAGTTCAACCCGCTGGTGCGGGTGGACTCGATCAACGGGCTCGACCCCGAGGTCGCCAAGAAGCGCCCGGAGTTCCACAAACTGACCCCGCTGTACCCCAACGAGCGGCTCCGGCTTGAGACCGCGCCGAACAAGCTGACCACGCGCGTCATCGACCTGGTGATGCCGGTGGGCAAGGGGCAGCGTGCGCTGATCGTGTCTCCGCCGAAGGCGGGCAAGACCACGATCCTGCAAGACATCGCCAACGCGATCACAACGAACAACCCCGAGTGCCATCTGATGGTCGTGCTCGTCGACGAGCGGCCGGAAGAGGTCACCGACATGCAACGCTCGGTGAAGGGCGAGGTCATCGCCTCGACCTTCGACCGGCCGCCGTCGGACCACACCTCGGTCGCCGAACTGTCCATCGAGCGGGCCAAGCGCCTCGTGGAGATGGGGCACGACGTGGTGGTCCTGCTCGACTCGATCACCAGGCTCGGCCGCGCTTACAACCTGGCGGCGCCAGCTTCGGGCCGCATCCTCTCCGGTGGTGTGGACTCGACCGCGCTGTTCCCGCCGAAGCGGTTCCTCGGCGCGGCACGCAACATCGAGGACGGCGGCTCGCTGACGATCTTCGCCACCGCGATGGTTGAGACCGGTTCAACCGGCGACACCGTGATCTTCGAGGAGTTCAAGGGCACCGGCAACGCCGAGCTCAAGCTCGACCGCAAGATCGCCGAGCGCCGGGTGTTCCCCGCGGTGGACGTCAACCCGTCCGGCACCCGCAAGGAAGAGCTGTTGCTGTCGCCGGACGAGCTCGCGGTGACGCACAAGCTGCACAGGGTGCTGCACGCGCTGGACTCGCAGCAGGCCATCGACCTGCTGCTGGACCGACTGCGCAAGACCAAGACCAACATCGAGTTCTTGATGCAGGTGTCCAAGACCGCGCCTGGCGCGGACGACGACTAA
- a CDS encoding L-threonylcarbamoyladenylate synthase, producing MSAVYDCGEPQTRADGLRAAAAAVRSGRLVVLPTDTVYGIGTDAFDGVAVRGLLQAKRRGPDMPVGVLVGSWSTVDGLALGVSRQARMLIEAFWPGDLSIVLPHSPSLNWDLGTTRGTVMLRMPLHPVALELLREVGPMAVSSANVSGQPPAATAQEALDQLGDSVAVYLDGGPSGEPVPSTIVDLTGEEPVLLREGAVSAEAVSEVLGVEVGPRS from the coding sequence ATGAGCGCGGTGTACGACTGCGGTGAACCGCAGACGAGGGCCGACGGCCTGCGGGCCGCCGCCGCGGCGGTGCGGTCGGGCAGGCTGGTCGTGCTGCCGACCGACACGGTCTACGGGATCGGTACCGATGCCTTCGACGGCGTCGCGGTACGGGGGCTGTTGCAGGCAAAACGCAGAGGCCCGGACATGCCCGTCGGCGTGCTCGTCGGCTCGTGGTCCACAGTGGACGGACTGGCGCTCGGTGTGTCGCGGCAGGCCAGGATGCTCATCGAGGCGTTCTGGCCGGGCGACTTGTCCATCGTGCTGCCGCACTCTCCCAGCCTGAACTGGGACCTCGGCACCACGAGAGGCACGGTCATGCTTCGGATGCCGCTGCATCCCGTCGCACTCGAATTGCTTCGCGAAGTGGGTCCGATGGCCGTCTCCAGCGCCAACGTCTCGGGTCAGCCACCCGCGGCGACCGCGCAGGAGGCGCTCGACCAGCTCGGCGATTCCGTGGCGGTCTACCTCGACGGCGGTCCGAGCGGGGAACCCGTTCCGTCAACGATCGTCGATCTCACCGGTGAGGAGCCGGTGCTACTGCGCGAGGGTGCGGTGAGTGCCGAGGCCGTTTCCGAGGTCCTCGGCGTCGAGGTCGGCCCCCGCTCGTGA
- the atpA gene encoding F0F1 ATP synthase subunit alpha: MAELTISSDEIANAIENYVSSYSPDVSREEVGVVVDTGDGVAHVEGLPSTMANELLEFPGGILGVAQNLEPRRIGVVILGDYESIEEGQEVKRTGRILSIPVGDNFLGRTIDPLGKPIDGLGDIEATERRALELQAASVVERQPVGEPLQTGITAIDAMTPIGRGQRQLIIGDRKTGKTAVCVDTIINQKANWESGDPTKQVRCIYVAVGQKGSTIASVRQSLEDAGAMEYTTIVAAPASDSAGYKWLAPYSGSALGQHWMYQGKHVLIVFDDLTKQAEAYRAISLLLRRPPGREAFPGDVFYLHSRLLERCAKLSDELGGGSLTGLPVIETKANDISAYIPTNVISITDGQCFFQSDLFNSGQRPAVDVTTSVSRVGGDAQIKAMKTVSGSLRIDLSQYEELKAFAAFASDLDAASKAQLDRGARLYELLKQPQYSPIPVEQQVVTVYLGTNGYFDEVPIEDTARFNSELLQNLRHKHDDILAEIRDKGVWSDDLAERIVAAVAEFKKGFTTSGGGQLSTGPEAEPMEADKVGQESVKVHRPAPTKK; the protein is encoded by the coding sequence ATGGCGGAGCTGACGATCTCCTCGGATGAGATCGCCAACGCGATCGAGAACTACGTCTCGAGTTACTCCCCGGACGTGAGCCGGGAAGAGGTCGGCGTCGTCGTCGACACCGGTGACGGCGTTGCCCACGTCGAGGGACTGCCGTCCACCATGGCCAATGAGCTGCTGGAGTTCCCCGGCGGCATCCTGGGCGTCGCGCAGAACCTGGAACCGCGTCGAATCGGCGTCGTCATCCTCGGTGACTACGAGTCCATCGAGGAGGGCCAGGAAGTCAAGCGCACCGGCCGAATCCTGTCGATTCCGGTTGGCGACAACTTCCTCGGCCGCACCATCGACCCGCTCGGCAAGCCGATCGACGGCCTCGGTGACATCGAGGCCACCGAGCGGCGCGCTCTCGAACTGCAGGCCGCCTCGGTCGTCGAGCGGCAGCCGGTTGGCGAGCCGCTGCAGACCGGTATCACGGCCATCGACGCGATGACTCCCATCGGCCGCGGTCAGCGTCAGTTGATCATTGGTGACCGCAAGACCGGTAAGACCGCCGTCTGCGTCGACACGATCATCAACCAGAAGGCGAACTGGGAGAGCGGCGACCCCACCAAGCAGGTGCGCTGCATCTACGTCGCGGTCGGCCAGAAGGGTTCCACGATCGCGTCGGTGCGCCAGTCCCTCGAGGACGCGGGCGCCATGGAGTACACGACGATCGTCGCGGCGCCGGCGTCCGATTCGGCCGGTTACAAGTGGCTGGCTCCCTACTCCGGCTCGGCACTCGGCCAGCACTGGATGTACCAGGGCAAGCACGTGCTGATCGTCTTCGACGACCTCACCAAGCAGGCAGAGGCCTACCGCGCGATCTCGCTGCTGCTGCGCCGCCCGCCGGGCCGCGAGGCGTTCCCCGGTGACGTGTTCTACTTGCACTCCCGCCTGCTCGAGCGCTGCGCGAAGCTGTCGGACGAGCTGGGTGGCGGTTCGCTCACCGGTCTGCCCGTGATCGAGACCAAGGCGAACGATATCTCCGCCTACATTCCCACGAACGTGATCTCGATCACCGACGGGCAGTGCTTCTTCCAGTCCGACCTGTTCAACTCCGGCCAGCGGCCCGCCGTCGACGTGACCACGTCGGTGTCGCGAGTCGGTGGTGACGCGCAGATCAAGGCGATGAAGACGGTGTCGGGTTCGCTGCGGATCGACCTGTCCCAGTACGAGGAGCTGAAGGCGTTCGCCGCCTTCGCCTCCGACCTGGACGCGGCTTCGAAGGCCCAGCTCGACCGAGGCGCGCGGCTCTACGAACTGCTCAAGCAGCCGCAGTACTCGCCGATCCCGGTCGAGCAGCAGGTGGTGACCGTGTACCTCGGTACGAACGGGTACTTCGACGAGGTCCCGATCGAGGACACCGCCCGCTTCAACAGCGAGCTGCTGCAGAACCTGCGGCACAAGCACGACGACATCCTGGCCGAGATCCGGGACAAGGGCGTGTGGAGTGACGATCTCGCCGAGCGGATCGTCGCCGCGGTCGCCGAGTTCAAGAAGGGCTTCACTACCTCCGGGGGTGGCCAGCTTTCCACCGGACCGGAGGCCGAGCCCATGGAGGCCGACAAGGTGGGGCAGGAATCCGTCAAGGTGCACCGCCCGGCCCCGACGAAGAAGTAG
- a CDS encoding F0F1 ATP synthase subunit delta, producing MTLHAASREALSFAEARLDEVLGDAGADPSAVGEELLSVVGLLTREIGLRRAVSDGSSDPEARKRLVRSLLEGKVSDPSLRVLDAVVGNRWSSSRELVDGIEALGQTALLTGAEKGGKLDTVEDELFRIARILDTEPELERALSDKTAPADAKRTLIRNLVADKVDPITAVLVEQVVVRPRGRSVASGVDRLVELAAARSQRSVAYVKSATELTGEQRERLAAKLGQLYERSIALHVEFDPSIGAGLVVRVGDEVIDGSAAGRLDALRRQLTG from the coding sequence ATGACGCTGCATGCTGCGAGCCGCGAGGCTCTGAGCTTCGCCGAGGCTCGGCTCGACGAGGTGCTCGGCGACGCGGGCGCTGACCCGTCCGCGGTCGGGGAGGAGCTGCTCTCCGTGGTGGGCCTGCTCACCAGGGAGATCGGGCTACGGCGGGCCGTCTCCGACGGCTCGTCGGACCCCGAGGCCCGCAAGCGGCTGGTCAGGAGCCTGCTGGAAGGCAAGGTCTCCGACCCCTCGCTCCGGGTGCTCGACGCCGTCGTCGGCAACCGCTGGTCCAGCTCGCGCGAGCTGGTGGACGGTATCGAGGCACTAGGGCAGACCGCGCTGCTCACGGGGGCCGAAAAGGGCGGCAAACTGGACACGGTAGAGGACGAGCTGTTCCGAATCGCCCGTATCCTGGACACGGAACCTGAGCTGGAGCGGGCACTGTCGGACAAGACAGCTCCCGCTGACGCGAAGCGGACCCTGATCCGCAACCTCGTCGCGGACAAGGTCGACCCGATCACCGCGGTGCTGGTGGAGCAGGTCGTTGTCCGCCCGCGTGGGCGCAGCGTCGCGAGCGGCGTTGACAGGCTCGTCGAACTCGCCGCGGCGCGCAGTCAGCGCTCGGTCGCATACGTCAAGAGCGCGACGGAGTTGACCGGTGAGCAGCGGGAGCGGTTGGCGGCAAAGCTCGGGCAACTGTACGAGCGGTCGATCGCGTTGCACGTCGAGTTCGACCCGAGCATCGGGGCCGGCCTGGTCGTGCGGGTCGGCGACGAGGTGATCGACGGCAGCGCCGCCGGTCGGCTCGACGCACTGCGCAGGCAGCTGACCGGCTGA
- a CDS encoding ATP synthase subunit c family protein — translation MSNIVLAQAAEAAVDINPGLAAIGYGLGAIGPGIGVGLIWAAVINGTARQPEAQGKLMGIAWTTFVLTEVLALIGLVIYFISA, via the coding sequence GTGAGCAACATTGTTCTCGCGCAGGCCGCGGAGGCCGCGGTCGACATCAACCCGGGTCTTGCCGCTATCGGCTACGGTCTCGGCGCCATCGGCCCCGGTATCGGTGTCGGTCTGATCTGGGCGGCAGTCATCAACGGCACCGCGCGCCAGCCCGAGGCCCAGGGCAAGCTGATGGGTATCGCCTGGACCACGTTCGTGCTGACCGAGGTGCTCGCGCTGATCGGCCTGGTCATCTACTTCATCTCCGCCTGA
- a CDS encoding F0F1 ATP synthase subunit B: MLKTSMILAQEEEPSPVLPHLSEVILGLVAFLILLWLLKKYAVPRFEKLYEERTAKIEGGIEKAEHAQAEAEQALAQYKAQLAEARTEAAKIRDDARVEAEQIKEELREQAQEEARRIVAQGEAQLQAQRAQIVAELRAELGRNAIELASRIVGESLEDEARRRGTVDRFLAELEASGNGAAGARK, translated from the coding sequence GTGCTCAAGACATCGATGATCCTGGCCCAGGAAGAGGAGCCGAGTCCGGTTCTGCCGCACCTGTCCGAGGTCATTCTCGGCCTGGTGGCCTTCCTGATCCTGCTGTGGCTGCTCAAGAAGTACGCGGTGCCGCGCTTCGAGAAGCTCTACGAGGAGCGGACCGCCAAGATCGAGGGCGGCATCGAGAAGGCCGAACACGCTCAGGCCGAGGCCGAGCAGGCGCTGGCGCAGTACAAGGCGCAGCTCGCCGAGGCGCGAACCGAGGCGGCCAAGATCCGCGACGACGCGCGGGTGGAGGCCGAGCAGATCAAGGAAGAGCTGCGGGAACAGGCCCAGGAAGAGGCACGGCGGATCGTCGCGCAGGGTGAGGCCCAGCTGCAGGCCCAGCGCGCGCAGATCGTGGCCGAGCTGCGGGCCGAACTCGGACGCAACGCCATCGAGCTGGCCAGCCGGATCGTCGGCGAGTCGCTCGAGGACGAGGCGCGCCGCCGCGGCACCGTCGACCGGTTCCTTGCCGAACTCGAAGCCAGTGGCAATGGTGCGGCCGGAGCGAGGAAGTAG
- the prmC gene encoding peptide chain release factor N(5)-glutamine methyltransferase, giving the protein MKRQPLRLAILEATRILERAGVASARTDAELIAAHVLGVERGRLPLVPLVDPPVVEAIGRLVTERAKRVPLQHLIGWAGIGGIAVDVGPGVFVPRPETELLLEWGLKLLRGREYPVVVDLCTGSGALALAVAHARADAVVYAVDNDPSALAWARHNAEARKRAGDTPIRLYSGDISDPTVFAELDGLVDLVLCNPPYVPEGTPVPPEVADYDPPQAVFAAEGGLAVIRHAVSAAARLLRPGGGVAIEHDDTHGKAVPPLLRARSVLTDVVDHADLAGRPRFVTALRV; this is encoded by the coding sequence GTGAAGAGACAGCCCTTGCGACTGGCGATCCTTGAGGCGACCAGAATCCTCGAGCGGGCGGGCGTGGCGTCGGCGAGGACCGACGCGGAACTGATCGCCGCACATGTTCTGGGGGTCGAGCGCGGTAGGTTGCCGCTGGTGCCGCTGGTCGATCCGCCCGTCGTGGAGGCCATCGGCAGGCTCGTCACCGAGCGTGCGAAGCGGGTGCCGCTGCAACACCTCATCGGGTGGGCCGGAATCGGCGGGATAGCCGTCGATGTCGGACCGGGCGTGTTCGTACCACGACCGGAAACCGAACTGCTGCTTGAGTGGGGGCTGAAGCTGCTGAGGGGCCGCGAATACCCGGTCGTAGTGGATCTGTGCACCGGGTCGGGTGCGCTCGCGCTCGCGGTGGCACACGCGCGAGCAGACGCGGTCGTGTACGCGGTGGACAACGACCCCAGCGCGCTGGCATGGGCCCGGCACAACGCCGAAGCCCGCAAGCGCGCTGGAGACACGCCGATCCGCCTCTACTCCGGCGACATCAGCGACCCCACGGTGTTCGCGGAGTTGGACGGCCTCGTGGACCTGGTGCTGTGCAACCCGCCGTACGTTCCGGAAGGCACACCCGTGCCGCCCGAGGTCGCCGACTACGACCCGCCGCAGGCGGTTTTCGCCGCCGAGGGCGGCCTGGCGGTGATCCGGCACGCGGTGTCCGCGGCGGCGAGGCTGCTGCGGCCCGGCGGGGGCGTCGCGATCGAGCACGACGACACCCACGGCAAGGCCGTGCCGCCGTTGTTGCGGGCACGCAGCGTCCTGACCGACGTCGTAGACCACGCCGATCTGGCGGGAAGGCCGCGGTTCGTGACGGCTCTGCGGGTCTAG